In Promicromonospora sp. Populi, one genomic interval encodes:
- a CDS encoding alpha/beta fold hydrolase, whose product MNDLAEWSPTEYTRHGAVEIAYDRFERGGGTPLLLMTGLALSRTWWPDGLCRAFANEGFDVVRYDQRDSGESTRFGQATRRGRWAALLGTDHVPYTSEDVVDDAAAVLDAVGWERAVVFGHSLGGIVAQRFALRHPRRALAVVSCDAPPSDAAGFRALRYLRLGLLARLAAQSFPDGHDGDVAASLAVARKMASPVNPCDEEEARARIERGLGSGPRDVSGLGRQLHARWRGPRLRELDAPALVLHGEDDPLIRTSAARDTARAIRGARRTILSGVGHDLPTVAWKTLAEQTRQLVEGADVGRVSA is encoded by the coding sequence ATGAACGACCTTGCCGAGTGGTCCCCGACCGAGTACACGCGCCACGGCGCCGTTGAGATCGCCTACGACCGGTTCGAGCGCGGCGGAGGTACGCCGCTGCTGCTCATGACAGGGCTCGCGCTCTCCCGGACCTGGTGGCCGGACGGGCTGTGCCGGGCCTTCGCGAACGAGGGCTTCGACGTAGTCCGGTACGACCAGCGTGACTCCGGGGAGTCAACCCGGTTCGGCCAGGCCACGCGGCGGGGCCGGTGGGCAGCGCTGCTCGGCACGGACCACGTGCCGTACACCTCCGAGGATGTCGTCGACGACGCGGCCGCCGTGCTCGACGCCGTCGGCTGGGAGCGCGCGGTCGTGTTCGGGCACTCGCTGGGCGGCATCGTGGCCCAACGGTTCGCGCTGCGCCATCCGCGGCGTGCCCTCGCGGTCGTCTCGTGCGACGCCCCGCCGAGCGACGCGGCCGGGTTCCGGGCGTTGCGCTACCTGCGGCTCGGGCTGCTCGCGAGGCTCGCCGCCCAGAGCTTCCCGGACGGGCACGACGGCGACGTCGCCGCGTCCCTGGCCGTCGCCCGGAAGATGGCCTCACCGGTGAATCCCTGCGACGAGGAGGAGGCGCGCGCCCGGATCGAACGCGGGCTCGGCAGCGGGCCGCGCGACGTGAGCGGGCTCGGCCGCCAGCTCCACGCCCGGTGGCGCGGCCCGCGCCTGCGTGAGCTCGACGCGCCCGCGCTCGTGCTGCACGGTGAGGACGACCCCCTCATCCGGACGTCGGCCGCCCGCGACACAGCGCGTGCGATCCGCGGGGCGCGACGCACGATCCTCTCCGGCGTCGGCCACGACCTGCCGACGGTGGCCTGGAAGACGCTGGCTGAGCAGACCCGGCAGCTCGTCGAGGGGGCCGACGTCGGTAGGGTCTCCGCGTGA
- a CDS encoding multidrug efflux SMR transporter — MSWIILVVSGLLEAVWATALGRSEGLTQLTPSLVFGGALVASMGGLAYAMRDLPVGTAYAVWVGIGAATTVAWAMLTGAEPVSVVRVLLIAGLIAIVIGLKLTH, encoded by the coding sequence ATGTCCTGGATCATCCTTGTCGTCTCCGGCCTGCTGGAAGCCGTCTGGGCCACCGCCCTTGGTCGTTCGGAGGGCCTCACGCAGCTCACGCCGAGCCTGGTGTTCGGCGGTGCCCTCGTCGCCAGCATGGGCGGCCTCGCCTACGCGATGCGCGACCTACCCGTCGGCACGGCCTACGCCGTGTGGGTCGGAATCGGCGCCGCGACCACGGTCGCGTGGGCCATGCTCACCGGCGCCGAACCGGTCTCTGTCGTCCGCGTGCTGCTCATCGCCGGGCTGATCGCCATCGTCATCGGGCTGAAGCTGACCCACTGA
- a CDS encoding DUF1345 domain-containing protein, translating into MTGMRRLSRVLDSPTGVRIGAALGVGVLLGWLLSWDSVVAAVLGGWAGAGLVFVAWTTLVIVPMDAEATSEHAVREEPARGIANLIVLLAAVASLGGVAVALVGGGLDDDDVTMGAVLASVLVSWASVHTVFALHYARAYYTAPAGGIDFHQTEPPRYSDFTYLAVTVGMSFAVSDTDLGSSAMRKIAQVHALLAYLFGTVVVALLINLVAGLANT; encoded by the coding sequence ATGACGGGGATGCGACGGCTGAGCCGGGTGCTGGACAGCCCGACCGGGGTACGGATCGGCGCGGCGCTCGGCGTCGGCGTGCTGCTGGGCTGGCTCCTGTCGTGGGACTCCGTGGTGGCTGCGGTCCTGGGCGGCTGGGCAGGTGCCGGGCTGGTATTCGTGGCCTGGACCACGCTGGTGATCGTCCCGATGGACGCGGAGGCGACCAGCGAGCACGCGGTGCGCGAGGAACCAGCGCGCGGCATCGCGAACCTGATAGTGCTCCTCGCGGCCGTAGCCAGCCTGGGTGGCGTCGCGGTCGCCCTCGTGGGCGGCGGGCTGGACGACGACGACGTCACGATGGGCGCCGTCCTCGCCTCGGTCCTCGTCTCCTGGGCCAGCGTGCACACGGTGTTCGCGCTGCACTACGCCCGCGCCTACTACACGGCACCGGCCGGCGGCATCGACTTCCACCAGACCGAACCGCCCCGGTACAGCGACTTCACCTACCTGGCGGTCACCGTCGGGATGAGCTTCGCGGTCTCCGACACGGACCTGGGCTCCTCGGCGATGCGCAAGATCGCGCAGGTCCACGCGCTGCTCGCGTACCTGTTCGGCACGGTGGTCGTGGCCCTCCTGATCAACCTGGTCGCGGGGCTCGCGAACACCTGA
- a CDS encoding NAD(P)-binding domain-containing protein, whose protein sequence is MNEQLQRATVVVIGAGQAGLSAAYHLQRRGFVSAVDQPDAERTYVVLDANPAPGGAWQHRGESLRMATVNGIFDLPGLTQPAVDTTEASRVAVPRYFAGFERTFALPILRPVHVVAVRRADDDPDGDLVVTSDRGSWTTQTVINATGTWTNPVLPSYPGRETFRGRQLHTRDYGRAEDFAGQRVAVVGGGISAIQLLEEISRVATTLWYTRREPVFLDREFLPETVGRETIAKVTADAEAGRPTGSVVSYTGLIWTPYALAAKARGALERRPMFTAVEPLGVREADGSFTPVDTILWATGFKADLAHLDPLRLRNELGGIAVRGTQVADEPRVHLIGFGPSQSTIGANRAGREAVTAVVRRLRQPVG, encoded by the coding sequence GTGAACGAGCAGCTGCAGCGGGCGACGGTGGTCGTGATCGGGGCCGGTCAGGCGGGCCTGTCGGCGGCGTACCACTTGCAGCGCAGGGGTTTTGTGAGCGCCGTCGACCAGCCGGACGCCGAGCGCACCTACGTGGTCCTGGACGCCAACCCGGCGCCGGGCGGGGCCTGGCAGCACCGCGGGGAGTCGCTGCGGATGGCGACGGTCAACGGGATCTTCGACCTCCCCGGCCTCACCCAGCCCGCCGTCGACACCACGGAGGCGAGCCGCGTCGCCGTCCCGCGGTACTTCGCGGGCTTCGAGCGGACGTTCGCGCTCCCGATCCTGCGCCCGGTGCACGTCGTGGCGGTCCGGCGCGCGGACGACGACCCCGACGGCGACCTCGTCGTGACGAGCGACCGCGGCTCGTGGACCACGCAGACCGTCATCAACGCGACCGGCACCTGGACCAACCCGGTGCTGCCGAGCTACCCGGGTCGGGAGACGTTCCGCGGCCGCCAGCTGCATACCCGCGACTACGGCCGGGCGGAGGACTTCGCCGGGCAGCGAGTGGCGGTCGTCGGGGGCGGGATCTCGGCGATCCAGCTCCTGGAGGAGATCTCCCGCGTGGCGACCACCCTCTGGTACACCCGCCGCGAGCCGGTGTTCCTGGACCGCGAGTTCCTGCCCGAGACCGTCGGCCGGGAGACCATCGCCAAGGTGACGGCCGACGCCGAGGCAGGGCGGCCGACCGGCAGCGTGGTCTCCTACACCGGGCTGATCTGGACGCCGTACGCGCTCGCGGCCAAGGCCCGCGGCGCGCTGGAGCGGCGGCCGATGTTCACCGCTGTCGAGCCGCTGGGCGTGCGGGAGGCCGACGGCAGCTTCACGCCGGTCGACACGATCCTGTGGGCCACCGGGTTCAAGGCCGACCTGGCGCACCTGGACCCGCTGCGGCTGCGTAACGAGCTGGGCGGGATCGCGGTGCGCGGCACGCAGGTCGCCGACGAGCCGCGGGTCCACCTCATCGGCTTCGGGCCGTCGCAGTCGACCATCGGCGCCAACCGGGCCGGCCGGGAGGCGGTGACGGCCGTGGTGCGGCGGCTCCGCCAGCCGGTGGGCTGA
- a CDS encoding TetR/AcrR family transcriptional regulator → MTARRHDPDRRNRIIDACLDLIAEVGVAGVSHRKVAAAADVPLGSMTYHFAGMDELLREAFSRFSRGVSDGFEQRMSEATDLASAREAVIAIITQDVFDTNRDLVLTHELYTLASREPAYRELTNAWMARSRAALERHFDPVTARMLDALIEGLTIHRALDTEAPRHETVVEAVRRITLG, encoded by the coding sequence GTGACCGCGCGCAGGCACGACCCCGACCGCAGGAACCGGATCATCGACGCGTGCCTGGACCTCATCGCGGAGGTGGGGGTCGCGGGGGTCTCGCACCGCAAGGTGGCGGCCGCGGCGGATGTGCCGCTCGGGTCGATGACGTACCACTTCGCCGGGATGGACGAGCTGCTGCGCGAGGCGTTCAGCCGGTTCTCGCGGGGCGTCAGCGACGGGTTCGAGCAGCGGATGAGCGAGGCCACCGACCTCGCGAGCGCCCGCGAAGCCGTCATCGCGATCATCACGCAGGACGTCTTCGACACCAACCGGGACCTCGTGCTGACCCACGAGCTGTACACGCTCGCGTCCCGCGAGCCGGCCTACCGCGAGCTGACCAACGCGTGGATGGCCCGTTCGCGTGCGGCCCTCGAACGGCACTTCGACCCCGTGACTGCCCGGATGCTCGACGCCCTGATCGAAGGGCTGACCATCCACCGCGCGCTGGACACCGAGGCGCCGCGGCACGAGACGGTGGTGGAGGCGGTGCGCAGGATCACGCTGGGCTGA
- a CDS encoding sugar O-acetyltransferase, which produces MAQDYFAGDPRTNRERMLAGDPYVADDQESARLAQRALALADAYHRAVVGGDDGARSLLADLLGTLGDGAFIKPPLFVDYGENIHIGPRTFVNYNLTALDVATIVIGADCQLGPGVQLLTPTHPVEPEPRRDKLEAARPITIGDNVWLGGGVIVCPGVTIGDNTVVGAGAVVTRDLPANVVAVGSPARVVREI; this is translated from the coding sequence ATGGCACAGGACTACTTCGCCGGCGACCCCCGGACCAACCGCGAGCGCATGCTCGCCGGCGACCCCTACGTCGCTGACGACCAGGAGAGCGCGCGGCTGGCCCAGCGGGCCCTCGCGCTCGCCGACGCCTACCACCGCGCGGTGGTAGGGGGCGACGACGGCGCCCGGTCGCTGCTGGCGGACCTGCTCGGCACGCTGGGCGACGGCGCGTTCATCAAGCCGCCGCTGTTCGTGGACTACGGCGAGAACATCCACATCGGCCCGCGCACGTTCGTCAACTACAACCTCACCGCCCTGGACGTCGCGACCATCGTCATCGGCGCGGACTGCCAGCTCGGCCCGGGGGTCCAGCTCCTCACGCCGACGCACCCGGTCGAGCCCGAGCCGCGCCGGGACAAGCTGGAGGCCGCGCGGCCGATCACCATCGGGGACAACGTCTGGCTCGGCGGGGGTGTCATCGTCTGCCCGGGTGTCACGATCGGGGACAACACGGTGGTCGGGGCCGGCGCGGTCGTCACCCGGGACCTGCCGGCGAACGTCGTCGCCGTCGGGAGTCCCGCCCGTGTGGTCCGCGAGATCTGA
- a CDS encoding MFS transporter, translating to MAPVPGSGPQPADRRARAAVAALFLTNGALFANLVPRYPEIKAALGLDNATYGLAIAAFPTGAILAGLGAGFLVRRFGSGRAAVVGTILTGLGVLAAGLAPSFGFLVLALLLGGAMDAITDVAQNAHGLRVQRRYGRSIINGFHAVWSIGAVLGGSMAAGAIALGLPLGTHLTISTVVFAIVALVALRFTLPGLDGDADDAAARATPAADVRSAGVSPRIMLIVTALVLIAIGGALVEDAGSSWATLYLSDSLGAPAALAATGFVALVGAQFVGRLLGDRMVDRFGQRMVARGGGVLIAVGMGLALAFPTVPGTIAGFAVAGLGSATLVPAAMHEADELPGLRPGTGLTIVSWLMRLGFLASPPLVGLVADNAGLRYGLLVVPIAGILIVLLSGVLENRKTAPS from the coding sequence ATGGCTCCAGTACCAGGCTCCGGCCCGCAACCGGCCGACCGGCGCGCCCGCGCCGCCGTCGCCGCCCTGTTCCTCACCAACGGCGCCCTGTTCGCCAACCTGGTCCCCCGCTACCCGGAGATCAAGGCCGCCCTCGGCCTCGACAACGCGACGTACGGCCTGGCCATCGCCGCGTTCCCGACCGGGGCGATCCTCGCCGGGCTGGGCGCGGGCTTCCTGGTGCGCCGGTTCGGGTCGGGACGCGCAGCGGTGGTGGGCACGATCCTCACCGGGCTCGGTGTGCTCGCGGCCGGCCTCGCGCCGTCGTTCGGCTTCCTGGTGCTGGCGCTGCTGCTCGGCGGCGCGATGGACGCCATCACCGACGTCGCGCAGAACGCCCACGGTCTGCGTGTGCAGCGCCGGTATGGGCGCTCCATCATCAACGGCTTCCACGCGGTGTGGTCGATCGGCGCCGTGCTGGGCGGGTCCATGGCCGCCGGCGCCATCGCGCTCGGCCTGCCGCTCGGCACGCACCTGACCATCTCGACCGTGGTCTTCGCGATCGTCGCGCTGGTAGCGCTGCGGTTCACTCTCCCGGGGCTCGACGGCGACGCCGACGACGCCGCGGCGCGCGCCACCCCGGCCGCGGACGTGCGCAGCGCCGGCGTGAGCCCGCGCATCATGCTCATCGTCACCGCGCTGGTCCTGATCGCCATCGGCGGCGCCCTCGTGGAGGACGCCGGCAGCTCCTGGGCGACCCTGTACCTGTCCGACTCCCTGGGTGCGCCCGCCGCGCTGGCCGCCACCGGGTTCGTCGCTCTCGTGGGCGCCCAGTTCGTCGGGCGGCTGCTCGGCGACCGGATGGTCGACCGGTTCGGCCAGCGGATGGTGGCCCGCGGCGGCGGCGTTCTTATCGCCGTCGGCATGGGGCTGGCGCTGGCCTTCCCGACCGTGCCCGGCACGATCGCCGGCTTCGCCGTCGCGGGGCTGGGCAGCGCGACCCTGGTGCCCGCCGCCATGCACGAGGCGGACGAGCTGCCAGGCCTGCGCCCCGGCACCGGCCTGACCATCGTGTCCTGGCTGATGCGGCTGGGCTTCCTGGCCTCCCCGCCGCTGGTCGGGCTCGTGGCCGACAACGCCGGGCTGCGCTACGGCCTGCTAGTCGTGCCGATCGCCGGAATCCTGATCGTCCTTCTGTCGGGGGTGCTGGAGAACCGGAAGACCGCACCCAGCTGA
- a CDS encoding ROK family protein → MTGRPEAPVLSPAGTRVFQQLVMTGEASRTALAHDTGLTPGAITRAVRPLLAAGLVHETGDRASTDGALGRPATMVTVQAGAHQVIGVKVTGDQLFGVVCDLRCEVLDEVTVPVGDRRPEALIQQITDLVAGLRADRPTVGSVGLAVSGDVDAGSGHVAYSPFLGWHDVPLGAQVAERTGLATTVENDVRALLTGERWYGVGRGLSSLALVTVGAGIGCALLVNGQVVHGSFGVAGEVGHVLVDPDGPLCHCGNRGCVEAIAGSAGILDRMAQAGFGALGIGDVADLARSGQSDAVRVLGDAGRAVGIGIATIANLVGAQHIVITGEAISDEHDYDVMDPHVRRAFAERAFGSAASAAIELRPLRFVDWARGAAACAVENFVTHYGRS, encoded by the coding sequence ATGACCGGCAGACCAGAAGCGCCTGTGCTCAGTCCGGCGGGGACGCGCGTCTTCCAGCAGCTGGTGATGACCGGCGAGGCGTCGCGCACTGCCCTGGCGCACGACACCGGGCTGACGCCGGGTGCGATCACGCGCGCCGTGCGCCCGCTGCTGGCGGCGGGACTGGTGCACGAGACCGGTGACCGGGCGTCGACCGACGGTGCCCTGGGGCGGCCGGCGACGATGGTGACGGTCCAGGCCGGGGCGCACCAGGTGATCGGCGTGAAGGTCACGGGCGACCAGCTCTTCGGCGTGGTCTGCGACCTGCGCTGCGAGGTGCTGGACGAGGTGACGGTGCCGGTCGGGGACCGCCGCCCGGAGGCCCTGATCCAGCAGATCACTGATCTGGTGGCGGGCCTGCGGGCCGACCGCCCCACGGTGGGCAGCGTCGGGCTGGCCGTGTCCGGCGACGTCGACGCGGGCTCGGGTCACGTGGCCTACTCGCCATTCCTGGGCTGGCACGACGTGCCGCTCGGTGCACAGGTCGCCGAGCGCACCGGGCTGGCGACCACCGTAGAGAACGACGTGCGTGCGCTGCTGACCGGCGAGCGCTGGTACGGCGTCGGCCGCGGGCTGTCGTCGCTGGCACTCGTCACGGTCGGCGCCGGGATCGGGTGCGCGCTGCTGGTCAACGGGCAGGTGGTGCACGGCAGCTTCGGCGTGGCGGGCGAGGTGGGGCACGTGCTCGTCGACCCCGACGGCCCGTTGTGCCACTGCGGCAACCGGGGCTGCGTCGAGGCGATCGCCGGGTCCGCCGGGATCCTGGACCGCATGGCGCAGGCCGGGTTCGGCGCTCTGGGCATCGGCGACGTCGCCGACCTCGCCCGCTCCGGACAGTCCGACGCCGTGCGGGTGCTCGGCGACGCCGGCCGCGCCGTCGGCATCGGGATCGCCACGATCGCCAACCTGGTGGGCGCCCAGCACATAGTGATCACCGGCGAGGCCATCAGCGACGAGCACGACTACGACGTCATGGACCCGCACGTCCGGCGCGCCTTCGCGGAGCGGGCCTTTGGTTCGGCCGCGAGCGCCGCCATCGAGCTGCGTCCGCTGCGCTTCGTGGACTGGGCCCGCGGTGCGGCGGCGTGCGCGGTGGAGAACTTCGTCACGCACTACGGCCGCTCATAA
- a CDS encoding alpha/beta hydrolase family protein — protein sequence MTVDDLDRDPSTASGVRAANLAVEVESGSVPLIGVLYLPAGPGPHPVVVLLHGFPGHDANQDLAQGLRRAGYAAVVFHYRGSWGVGGAWSWWNCVEDALAVCRKIFADDDPSLPRLDPRRVAVLGHSLGGFVALQVAATESRVRAVVSVAGFDFGVAQREIRDDPAARGVYHDAWASQLAPLRGTSADALIEELLAAGEAWDLTRLAPAVAGVSVLLVGTGRDTVTPAEIHHWPLVRAFETAGAPRFEHTVLDTDHALADHRLRLAREVTGFLDRHLR from the coding sequence ATGACAGTCGACGATCTGGACAGGGACCCGAGCACCGCGTCTGGCGTGCGTGCGGCCAACCTCGCCGTGGAGGTCGAGAGCGGCAGTGTCCCCCTCATCGGGGTGCTCTACCTGCCGGCGGGGCCCGGGCCGCACCCGGTCGTCGTCCTGCTGCACGGGTTCCCCGGGCACGACGCGAACCAGGACCTCGCGCAGGGACTGCGCCGCGCGGGTTACGCCGCGGTGGTGTTCCACTACCGCGGGTCCTGGGGTGTGGGCGGCGCCTGGTCGTGGTGGAACTGCGTCGAGGACGCCTTGGCGGTCTGCCGAAAGATCTTCGCCGACGACGATCCGTCGCTCCCCCGCCTCGACCCCCGCCGCGTAGCGGTGCTCGGCCACAGTCTCGGCGGGTTCGTCGCGCTGCAGGTGGCGGCCACCGAGTCCCGCGTGCGGGCCGTGGTCTCGGTCGCGGGTTTCGACTTCGGCGTCGCACAGCGGGAGATCCGCGACGATCCGGCGGCGCGCGGCGTCTACCACGACGCCTGGGCGAGCCAGCTCGCACCACTGCGCGGGACCAGCGCGGACGCGCTGATCGAGGAGCTGCTGGCCGCGGGCGAGGCCTGGGACCTGACGAGGCTGGCCCCCGCCGTCGCGGGTGTTTCGGTCCTGCTCGTCGGCACCGGACGGGACACCGTCACGCCCGCCGAGATACACCACTGGCCGCTGGTCCGGGCGTTCGAAACGGCCGGCGCCCCGCGATTCGAGCACACGGTGCTCGACACGGACCACGCGCTCGCCGACCACCGGCTCCGCCTCGCCCGGGAGGTCACGGGATTCCTGGACCGGCACCTGCGGTGA
- a CDS encoding MFS transporter: MRPPVARLWTAVALGYVALGATLELIPTDLAHRLDAGASTTAAVTGVAFLATALARPFAGVLADAGRARAVVATGGLLVAAGVVSQMLGPTISAVVVGRLAMGVGEAALFSGALPWVLRGVPADRHGRVSGWFGLAMWSGLAAGPAVAVAARVVGGPTAAWWAILVAPLVSAVLVLGARPEPRRRAKTARPRLARPAWAPATYLGLAGYAYGTVAALLVAYLARDQQLAGLSLTLFSGGFLAVRVLGSPLVDRFGPVRTGVTLAVVEALALAALPVDPTPFRVVTVLAAGPASRSPTRAPRPARSPRATPAHPARPSAS, translated from the coding sequence GTGAGGCCGCCGGTCGCCCGGCTGTGGACAGCGGTCGCGCTCGGGTACGTCGCGCTCGGGGCCACCCTGGAGCTGATACCGACCGACCTCGCGCACCGGCTGGACGCGGGCGCCTCCACGACGGCCGCCGTGACCGGCGTCGCGTTCCTCGCGACGGCCCTCGCCCGCCCGTTCGCGGGTGTGCTCGCCGACGCCGGCCGGGCGCGGGCCGTCGTAGCCACCGGCGGCCTGCTCGTGGCGGCGGGCGTGGTGAGCCAGATGCTCGGCCCGACGATCAGCGCCGTCGTCGTCGGCCGCCTCGCCATGGGCGTCGGCGAGGCCGCCCTCTTCTCGGGCGCGCTGCCCTGGGTGCTGCGTGGCGTGCCCGCCGACCGGCACGGCAGGGTCTCCGGATGGTTCGGCCTGGCGATGTGGTCCGGCCTGGCGGCCGGCCCCGCGGTCGCGGTCGCGGCACGGGTCGTGGGCGGTCCGACGGCGGCGTGGTGGGCGATCCTGGTCGCGCCCCTCGTCTCCGCCGTGCTCGTCCTGGGCGCCCGGCCGGAGCCGCGCCGTCGGGCAAAAACGGCCCGGCCCCGCCTCGCCCGGCCCGCCTGGGCCCCCGCGACCTACCTCGGCCTGGCCGGTTACGCCTACGGGACCGTCGCGGCGCTGCTGGTCGCGTACCTGGCGCGGGACCAGCAGCTCGCGGGGCTGTCGCTCACGCTGTTCTCCGGCGGGTTCCTCGCGGTCCGTGTGCTGGGCAGCCCGCTCGTCGACCGGTTCGGGCCGGTGCGGACCGGGGTCACGCTCGCGGTGGTCGAGGCGCTCGCCCTGGCGGCCCTGCCGGTGGACCCGACGCCGTTCCGGGTGGTGACGGTCCTCGCAGCGGGGCCGGCGTCGCGCTCGCCTACCCGAGCGCCGCGGCCCGCACGCTCGCCGCGCGCGACACCGGCTCACCCGGCGCGGCCGTCGGCATCATGA
- a CDS encoding TetR/AcrR family transcriptional regulator, whose product MPVPKGATLDPARTRAQIIERAGPLLYARGIDGIGVAECCSVLGISKMTLYRHFGSKDGLVEAVLTERSTRVHRWLRSAAEGAGPAPAERLDAVFAALGSWYQDDAFRGCAVVNAATQSRGEHTLTIAAAHLGRYIDLFREIAADAGAADPDALARRLLQVLEGATVVAAMDPARARQAGQDAGATARLVFDQLTRDAVG is encoded by the coding sequence ATGCCAGTTCCCAAGGGGGCGACGCTCGACCCGGCCAGGACGCGCGCGCAGATCATCGAGCGGGCCGGGCCGCTGCTCTATGCCCGGGGCATCGACGGGATCGGCGTCGCAGAATGCTGCTCCGTCCTCGGGATCTCCAAGATGACGCTCTACCGGCACTTCGGCTCGAAGGACGGCCTCGTCGAGGCCGTGCTCACCGAGCGCAGTACCCGGGTCCACCGCTGGCTGCGGTCGGCGGCGGAAGGCGCCGGACCGGCGCCGGCCGAGCGCCTCGACGCCGTGTTCGCGGCGCTCGGCTCCTGGTACCAGGACGACGCTTTTCGCGGGTGTGCCGTCGTGAACGCCGCCACCCAGAGCCGCGGCGAGCACACCCTGACGATCGCGGCGGCGCACCTCGGCCGGTACATCGACCTGTTCCGCGAGATCGCGGCCGACGCCGGTGCGGCCGACCCAGATGCCCTGGCGCGGCGCCTCCTGCAGGTGCTCGAGGGGGCGACCGTCGTCGCCGCCATGGACCCGGCCCGGGCCCGGCAGGCCGGTCAGGACGCGGGCGCGACCGCGCGGCTGGTCTTCGACCAGCTCACGCGGGACGCCGTCGGCTAG
- a CDS encoding PHP domain-containing protein, with protein sequence MPAPFRATDLPDWADPSVPASSLDPQGASRRTFLRLGMVGGLALAAGVPAAAAAASGSGGGDPQLAWLVGDHHVHSRYSHDAKYNFDQLARKGARFGLDWMVFTEHSNFGHADKGAAAEHAEIIAARSRNPRQLIFQGLEWYIPAAEHGTVFAAPGPHEVELLREFERLWDGKLNGWAADLPENEARAVEALRWLAARKGERYVDDVVVLANHPSRLGIDSPGEIRAWRDAAAGICIGMEGAPGAQGDADPAWVAYRGSTRAQRGEYVNAPRPDSFPGYPVEAYRTFGGFDWVTATVGGLWDAMLAEGTLFSITSNSDNHRTIWDTWRDGDMPPGETFDSLGWKPSPVDTGTPQPGSDFWPGEFSRTHVGVTRHGYLDVLAGLRRGRVWVDHGHLVDGLDVRVARAGRSRATGATLGGRLVVERGTSVDLTVRVRSAHRPNPHGVLPRLAHLDVIRGAVTGPSADPDTWRAPETRVVEQVDTSRRRGTYDLRIPLGRITESCYVRLRGSDGNRHGAGYLGASIDPAGPQMHEDNNGDPWADTWLYTNPVYIDVR encoded by the coding sequence GTGCCCGCTCCGTTCCGCGCTACCGATCTGCCCGACTGGGCCGACCCCTCGGTGCCGGCCTCGTCCCTCGACCCGCAGGGCGCCTCGCGGCGCACGTTCCTGCGCCTCGGCATGGTGGGCGGGCTGGCGCTCGCCGCGGGTGTGCCCGCCGCCGCGGCTGCCGCCTCGGGCAGCGGCGGTGGAGACCCGCAGCTCGCGTGGCTCGTCGGCGACCATCACGTGCACTCCCGCTACAGCCATGACGCCAAGTACAACTTCGACCAGCTCGCCCGGAAGGGCGCCCGGTTCGGCCTCGACTGGATGGTCTTCACCGAGCACAGCAACTTCGGGCACGCCGACAAGGGCGCCGCCGCCGAGCACGCGGAGATCATCGCCGCGCGGTCCCGCAACCCGCGCCAGCTCATCTTCCAGGGCCTGGAGTGGTACATCCCTGCCGCCGAGCACGGCACCGTCTTCGCTGCGCCCGGTCCGCACGAGGTCGAGCTGCTGCGTGAGTTCGAGCGCCTGTGGGACGGCAAGCTGAACGGCTGGGCCGCCGACCTGCCCGAGAACGAGGCGCGCGCGGTGGAGGCGCTGCGCTGGCTCGCCGCTCGTAAGGGCGAGCGGTACGTCGACGACGTCGTCGTGCTGGCCAACCACCCATCCCGGCTCGGCATCGACTCTCCAGGCGAGATCCGGGCGTGGCGCGACGCCGCGGCCGGCATCTGCATCGGTATGGAGGGTGCGCCGGGCGCCCAGGGTGACGCGGACCCGGCGTGGGTCGCCTACCGCGGCAGCACGCGGGCCCAGCGCGGCGAGTACGTCAACGCGCCGCGTCCGGACTCCTTCCCCGGCTACCCGGTCGAGGCCTACCGCACTTTCGGCGGCTTCGACTGGGTGACCGCCACGGTCGGCGGTCTGTGGGACGCGATGCTGGCCGAGGGCACGCTCTTCTCGATCACGTCGAACTCCGACAACCACCGCACCATCTGGGACACCTGGCGCGACGGCGACATGCCGCCCGGCGAGACCTTCGACTCCCTCGGCTGGAAGCCGTCGCCCGTCGACACCGGCACGCCCCAGCCGGGAAGCGACTTCTGGCCGGGGGAGTTCAGCCGCACCCACGTCGGCGTGACCCGGCACGGTTACCTCGACGTTTTGGCCGGCCTGCGCCGTGGCCGGGTCTGGGTGGACCACGGACACCTCGTGGACGGGCTCGACGTGCGCGTCGCCCGCGCCGGTCGCAGCCGCGCCACCGGTGCCACGCTCGGCGGCCGGCTCGTCGTGGAGCGCGGGACCTCGGTGGACCTGACCGTCAGGGTGCGCAGCGCGCACCGGCCCAACCCGCACGGGGTGCTGCCCCGGCTCGCCCACCTCGACGTGATCCGAGGCGCCGTCACCGGGCCGTCGGCCGACCCGGACACCTGGCGGGCGCCCGAGACGCGTGTGGTCGAACAGGTCGACACCAGCCGCCGCCGCGGCACCTACGACCTGCGCATCCCGCTCGGCCGCATCACCGAGTCCTGCTACGTCCGCCTGCGCGGCAGCGACGGCAACCGGCACGGCGCCGGCTACCTCGGAGCGTCGATCGACCCGGCCGGTCCCCAGATGCACGAGGACAACAACGGCGACCCGTGGGCGGACACCTGGCTCTACACCAACCCGGTCTACATCGACGTGCGCTGA